In Pyxicephalus adspersus chromosome 12, UCB_Pads_2.0, whole genome shotgun sequence, a genomic segment contains:
- the WARS1 gene encoding tryptophan--tRNA ligase, cytoplasmic has protein sequence MADPGSCNCGPVTPLEIYNQLTAQGDKVRALKSEKASKDEIDAAVKLLLALKVEYKTATGQEYKAGSPPTDNTPIANNGLPPADDGDDFVDPWTVQTGSAKGVDYDKLIVRFGSSKIDQELIDRIERVAGQKAHHFLRRGIFFSHRDMHQILDAVEKGKPFYLYTGRGPSSESMHVGHLIPFIFTKWLQEVFNVPLVIQMTDDEKYLWKDLTLEKAYQYTIENAKDIVACGFDVNKTFIFSDLEYMGQSPGFYKNVVRVQKHVTFNQVKGIFGFTDSDCIGKISFPAIQAAPSFSSSFTEIFNGRKDIQCLIPCAIDQDPYFRMTRDVAPRIGYQKPALMHSTFFPALQGAQTKMSASDSNSSIFLTDTPKQIKAKINKHAFSGGKDTIEEHRKYGGNCEVDVCYMYLTFFLDDDEKLEKIRQDYTSGALLTGELKKILIDTLQPMIAAHQERRKQVTEETVKQFMTPRKLAFDF, from the exons ATGGCAGACCCCGGATCTTGTAATTGTGGCCCTGTCACTCCTCTTGAAATTTACAACCAGCTGACAGCCCAAGGGGACAAAGTTCGAGCACTGAAGAGTGAAAAAGCTTCAAAG gatGAAATTGATGCTGCGGTGAAGCTTCTGCTGGCCCTTAAAGTGGAATATAAAACTGCCACTGGACAGGAATACAAAGCAGGTTCACCTCCAACAGACAACACTCCAATCGCCAATAATGGTCTGCCCCCTGCTGATGATGGAGATGACTTTGTGGATCCATGGACAGTTCAGACAGGCAGTGCGAAAGGGGTGGACTATGATAAGCTTATCG ttcgcTTTGGAAGCAGCAAAATCGACCAGGAGCTTATTGATCGGATAGAGCGCGTGGCTGGTCAGAAAGCCCACCACTTCCTGCGGAGGGGAATCTTTTTTTCTCACAG GGACATGCATCAGATCCTGGATGCTGTAGAGAAGGGAAAgccattttatttgtatacaggAAGGGGACCCTCTTCGGAATCCATGCACGTTGGACACCTCATCCCGTTCATCTTCACCAA GTGGTTACAAGAAGTGTTTAATGTCCCGCTAGTCATCCAGATGACCGACGATGAAAAGTATCTGTGGAAAGACCTGACCTTAGAGAAAGCTTACCAGTACACCATTGAAAACGCCAAAGATATAGTAGCCTGTGGCTTTGATGTCAATAAGACCTTCATCTTCTCTGATCTGGAGTACATGGG gcAGAGTCCAGGTTTCTACAAAAATGTGGTCCGGGTCCAAAAACATGTCACCTTTAACCAAGTCAAAGGGATATTCGGCTTTACAGACAGTGATTGCATTG GTAAAATCAGTTTTCCCGCCATCCAGGCTGCCCCATCATTCAGCAGCTCCTTTACAGAGATATTCAATGGTAGAAAAGACATCCAGTGCCTCATTCCATGCGCCATTGACCAG GATCCGTATTTCCGAATGACCAGAGACGTCGCCCCCAGGATCGGCTATCAGAAACCAGCTTTGATGCATTCAACTTTCTTCCCAGCCCTACAGGGTGCGCAGACCAAAATGAGCGCCAGCGATTCCAACTCATCCATCTTCCTGACCGATACGCCTAAACAGATCAAGGCCAAG ATCAACAAGCATGCATTCTCTGGAGGGAAGGATACCATTGAAGAACACCGGAAATATGGAGGCAACTGTGAGGTCGATGTCTGTTATATGTACTTGACGTTCTTCCTTGATGATGATGAGAAGCTTGAAAAAATAAGACAG gaTTACACAAGCGGAGCTTTACTAACAGGAGAACTTAAAAAGATCTTGATAGACACATTACAGCCGATGATCGCAGCACATCAAGAGAGGAGGAAACAGGTGACGGAAGAGACAGTCAAACAGTTCATGACTCCAAGGAAGTTGGCCTTCGACTTTTAG